From the genome of Streptomyces sp. JH34:
GATGCTCGCCGCGGCGCGCGCCCTCGCCGACGTCGTCGCGGAGGACGAGGTGAACGCGAACTACATCATCCCGTCGGTCTTCAACGACAAGGTCGCGGGTGCCGTCGCCGGCGCCGTCCGGGAAGCCGCCAAGGCCGCCGGAGTCGCCGAGGCGGCGTCCGACCCCGCGTAGGCACGTACGTCCGGACGGCCCCGCCACACGCCGTCCGCGGGGGCCGGCCACGGCCGCCGCGGACGGTGCCGTAGCTCACGTCCGGGCGGTCCGTACGGCGCGTCGCGGGTCGCGGCGTCCCAAACGCCCCTTTAGGGTGGGCGGGCAGCGAGCCCCACAGGCCCGGCATCCGCTGCGGACCGCTCCAACAAGTCGACGGAACGTCATCACAGGCATTCGGTGGTGCTTTTCGTGTGACGTCGAGAGGTTCCGGATTGGCGTTAGCGCCGCAGGTGGGGGCAGGATGCGTATTCGGGCGCGAGGGTCTGACATCAGACCCGGGTCCGGGGACTGTCAGAGGGCCCTGGCAGCATCGGCTTCGATCTCACGCCTCACAGGCAAGAAGAACACGGGAGTACAAACATGAACCGCAGTGAGCTGGTGGCCGCCCTGGCCGACCGTGCCGAGGTGACCCGCAAGGACGCCGACGCCGTTCTGGCCGCGCTCGCCGAGACCGTCGGCGAGATCGTCGCCAAGGGCGACGAGAAGGTCACCATCCCCGGCTTCCTGACCTTCGAGCGCACCCACCGTGCCGCTCGTACCGCGCGCAACCCGCAGACCGGCGACCCGATCAACATCCCGGCCGGCTACAGCGTGAAGGTCTCCGCGGGCTCCAAGCTCAAGGAAGCCGCCAAGGGCAAGTAAGGCCCCCTGGGCAGCAAAGAAGGGCGGCCGTCCCGACCGGGACGGCCGCCCTTCGGCGTAGCCGCAGCCGCGGCCGACGCCTCGTCACGGGCGCACACCACCCGTGCGGACGCTGTGAGGCGGGCTGCGGCGCCCGGCGCCCCCCGGTGGGTCCGGGGAGGCCGGTCCGCCCCGTTCGGCTCTGTACGGGCGTTCTGTGGCGCCTGCACAGGTGTCGCGCAGCTGACGGGCGGCCGTCGACCGCCCGTCAGCTGTGCGACGGGTGTCCGTCGCGCACGGAACAGCCCGCCGCCCCGGTCCCTCACGGGGGCCGGGGCGGCGGGCTGTGGTGCGCGGGTGCGCAGTGCTGTGTGCGGCAGCACTGTGCGCGCGCCGGAGCGCGCCGGGCGGTGCGTCAGACGAGTGAGCCGCCGGGGAGTTCGACCTTGGCGCCGAGCTTCTCGAGCTTGTCCATGAAGTTCTCGTAGCCGCGGTTGATCAGGTCGATGCCGTGCACCCGGGACGTCCCCTGGGCGGCCAGGGCGGCGATCAGGTACGAGAAACCGCCCCGCAGGTCGGGGATGACCAGGTCCGCGCCCTGGAGCTTCGTGGGCCCGGACACGACCGCCGAGTGCAGGAAGTTCCGCTGCCCGAAGCGGCAGTCGGAGCCCCCGAGGCACTCACGGTAGAGCTGGATGTGGGCACCCATCTGGTTCAGCGCCGAGGTGAAGCCGAGCCGGGACTCGTAGACCGTCTCGTGGACGATCGACAGTCCGGCCGCCTGCGTCAGGGCCACCACCAGCGGCTGCTGCCAGTCGGTCTGGAAGCCGGGGTGCACGTCCGTCTCCAGAGCGATGGCGTTCAGCGCGCCGCCCGGGTGCCAGAAGCGGAT
Proteins encoded in this window:
- a CDS encoding HU family DNA-binding protein; translated protein: MNRSELVAALADRAEVTRKDADAVLAALAETVGEIVAKGDEKVTIPGFLTFERTHRAARTARNPQTGDPINIPAGYSVKVSAGSKLKEAAKGK